A genomic region of Haliotis asinina isolate JCU_RB_2024 chromosome 1, JCU_Hal_asi_v2, whole genome shotgun sequence contains the following coding sequences:
- the LOC137298513 gene encoding uncharacterized protein produces the protein MSNFVVVGFLTLLLQVRQSHLLYLRSARILNEAAARVTCSGYSVLPSKLMVAKQLHPLQGSLILKPQCDGGADAYKPIIPVGKIFNVYYKGDHSLRCLFKKGTAYTLDIQVVAFGSVVVGTLTVSCPLKMVTAKVNPNPFPPYNLNYKSGSMPASIVGIKCNYDSSVDLTFLPQKRKKILLVSCFKVKFTYTVETTAVKSRAVLDADPFTNCVFRSDIPSVRNGATKWKRDAKTIKGIEVSIFDFSTLACEGTGVIVPCKPPPPTTTTTPVPTTEKFTTQKFTTQQWTTEGFTTEPTPEETTPGPTTTEDFPTEPSTTQTTRPTTSKATTPKATSPKPKPTTPKVTSPKPKPTTPKVTSPKPKPTTLKATTPKPTAPKPTTPKATAPKPTTPKATTPKPTTPKPTPPKATTPKPTTLKVTTPKPTTPKPTTPKPTTPKPTTPKATTPKPTTPKATTRKPTTPKPTTPKATTPKPTTPKATTPKPTTPKATTPKPTTPKATTPKPTTPKPTTPKPTSPKPTTLKATTPKPTTPKPTTPKATTPKPTTLKVTTRKPTTPKPTTPKATSPKPTTPKATTPKPTTTKATTPKPTTPKATTPKPTTLKATTPKPTTPKATTPKPTTPKATTRKPTTRKPTTPRATTPKPTTLKATTPKPTTPKATTPKATTPKPTTPKPTTPKATTPKPTTPKPTAPKATTPKPTIPKATTPKPTTPKATTPKPTTPKATTPKPTSPKATTPKPTSPKATTPKPTTPKATTPKPTSPKATTPKPTTPKATTPKPTSPKATTPKPTTPKATTPKPTTPKPTTPKATTPKATPPKPTTPKATTPKPTTPKATTPKATTPKPTTPKATTPKPTTPKATTPKPTTPKATTPKPTTPKATTPKPTTPKATTPKATTPKATPPKPTTPKPTTPKPTTPKATTPKPTTPKATTPEPTTPKPTMPKATPPPPGFTLNKAATWISCSGSLYGASAIYFSQNLHPLHKLLVLRPSCRGGSDINALPAYRNVYYTGAENRCLFRIQGPLYTIRFDVLAYGTRSIGHLDFHCIAQPLSETPDKPSIFPPYPLRIIPNLIQNVDIDCSKKDSITIQLLPQRSSVVVGLKCQDSTKTFVVNNKPVDVKIWKKASDKRSKCVFRNDVGIQPGVKTPKLNVPVHFFKLVDFSYLGTGSIEPCNENPDKFILDVSSQCGRSTSDAAWVTGISDVDADFLAVCKSGNVFKFHNANGDRVNYRLPVHFSGDASSKCVFNRKGNSQVYVITVKASWGEGSNLIHKSNREYQVTCVYGSRGSDDTRIQSISDRLIAAKTMQENKGPDSVSTIQLEVVDVLGAPVTFMPQGRKVKLSAKSKGEGRELGIRTIGCDAIGTKTKARYAVIRAGCGDGLIFKKNEGFTTNGLTATSPYFKVFAMRDDNLVKFECNFTMCATKCDGSSCSVSRQRRDVLGDNTGIEHAYTRTIRLL, from the exons ATGTCCAACTTCGTCGTTGTCGGATTTCTGACGCTGCTTCTGCAG GTCCGACAGTCTCACCTGTTGTATCTCCGATCAGCTAGAATCCTAAATGAAGCTGCAGCTCGAGTAACGTGCTCCGGTTATTCTGTATTGCCTTCCAAACTCATGGTGGCCAAACAGCTCCATCCACTCCAGGGCTCGCTCATCCTGAAGCCCCAATGTGATGGCGGCGCAGATGCCTATAAACCCATCATACCAGTTGGGAAGATCTTCAATGTTTACTACAAGGGGGACCACTCTTTAAGATGCCTTTTCAAGAAGGGTACAGCTTATACACTGGATATTCAAGTTGTTGCATTTGGGTCTGTCGTTGTCGGGACGTTGACAGTCTCCTGCCCGTTAAAAATGGTGACAGCCAAGGTCAATCCTAATCCATTTCCACCGTATAATTTGAATTACAAATCTGGGTCGATGCCGGCCTCAATCGTTGGTATTAAATGCAACTATGACAGTTCCGTGGATTTGACTTTCCTACCCCaaaaaaggaagaaaatattGTTGGTATCGTGTTTCAAGGTCAAGTTCACAtatactgttgaaacaactgcAGTAAAATCACGTGCTGTGTTAGACGCTGATCCATTCACGAATTGTGTATTTCGATCCGACATACCGTCTGTCCGAAATGGCGCCACCAAATGGAAAAGAGATGCCAAAACTATTAAAGGTATTGAAGTGTCCATCTTTGATTTTTCAACGTTGGCTTGTGAAGGTACAGGTGTGATCGTCCCTTGCAAACCTCCTCCCCCAACGACAACCACAACTCCTGTTCCAACTACAGAGAAATTTACAACTCAGAAATTCACGACACAGCAATGGACGACGGAAGGTTTTACAACGGAGCCTACGCCTGAAGAAACTACTCCAGGGCCTACTACAACGGAAGACTTTCCCACGGAACCATCAACCACACAAACTACAAGACCAACTACGTCCAAAGCCACAACCCCCAAGGCCACTTCTCCCAAACCCAAACCAACCACTCCCAAGGTCACTTCTCCCAAACCCAAACCAACCACCCCCAAGGTCACTTCTCCCAAACCCAAACCAACCACCCTCAAGGCCACCACTCCCAAGCCAACCGCTCCTAAACCAACCACTCCCAAGGCCACCGCGCCCAAGCCAACCACCCCCAAGGCCACTACGCCCAAGCCAACCACACCCAAACCAACCCCTCCCAAGGCCACCACACCCAAACCAACCACCCTCAAGGTCACTACTCCCAAGCCAACCACCCCCAAACCAACAACGCCCAAGCCAACCACCCCCAAACCAACCACTCCAAAGGCCACCACGCCCAAACCAACCACCCCCAAGGCCACCACTCGCAAACCAACCACTCCCAAACCAACCACCCCCAAGGCGACAACCCCCAAACCAACCACCCCCAAGGCCACCACTCCCAAGCCAACCACCCCCAAGGCCACCACTCCCAAACCAACCACTCCCAAGGCCACCACTCCCAAGCCAACCACCCCCAAACCAACCACGCCCAAACCAACCAGTCCCAAGCCAACCACCCTCAAGGCCACCACTCCCAAGCCAACCACCCCCAAACCAACCACTCCAAAGGCCACCACTCCCAAACCAACCACTCTCAAGGTCACCACTCGCAAACCAACCACTCCCAAACCAACCACCCCCAAGGCCACCTCTCCCAAGCCAACCACACCCAAGGCCACCACTCCCAAACCAACCACCACCAAGGCCACCACTCCCAAACCAACCACCCCCAAGGCGACAACCCCCAAACCAACCACCCTCAAGGCCACCACTCCCAAACCAACCACACCCAAGGCCACCACCCCCAAACCAACCACCCCCAAGGCCACTACTCGCAAACCAACCACCCGCAAACCAACCACCCCCAGGGCCACCACGCCCAAACCAACCACCCTCAAGGCCACTACTCCCAAACCTACCACCCCCAAGGCCACCACCCCCAAGGCCACCACTCCCAAGCCTACCACTCCCAAGCCAACCACCCCCAAGGCCACCACTCCCAAGCCTACCACTCCCAAGCCAACCGCCCCCAAGGCCACCACTCCCAAACCAACCATCCCCAAGGCCACCACTCCCAAACCAACCACACCCAAGGCCACCACTCCCAAACCAACCACACCCAAGGCCACCACTCCCAAACCAACCAGCCCCAAGGCCACCACTCCCAAACCAACCAGCCCCAAGGCCACCACTCCCAAACCTACCACCCCCAAGGCCACCACTCCTAAACCAACCAGCCCCAAGGCCACCACTCCCAAACCAACCACACCAAAGGCCACCACTCCCAAACCAACCAGCCCCAAGGCCACCACTCCTAAACCAACCACCCCCAAGGCCACCACTCCCAAACCAACCACGCCCAAACCAACCACTCCCAAGGCCACCACCCCCAAGGCCACCCCTCCCAAACCAACCACCCCCAAGGCCACCACACCCAAACCAACCACTCCCAAGGCCACCACCCCCAAGGCCACCACTCCTAAACCAACCACCCCCAAGGCCACCACTCCTAAACCAACCACCCCCAAGGCCACAACCCCCAAACCAACCACCCCCAAAGCCACCACTCCCAAACCAACCACCCCCAAGGCCACCACTCCCAAACCAACCACTCCTAAGGCCACCACCCCCAAGGCCACCACCCCCAAGGCCACCCCTCCTAAACCAACCACCCCCAAACCAACCACTCCCAAACCAACCACCCCCAAGGCCACCACTCCCAAACCAACCACACCCAAGGCCACCACCCCCGAACCAACTACCCCCAAACCAACCATGCCGAAGGCCACCCCGCCACCACCCGGTTTTACTCTGAACAAAGCAGCAACATGGATATCCTGTTCTGGTAGTCTGTATGGAGCATCTGCAATATATTTCTCCCAGAATCTCCACCCCCTCCATAAACTCCTTGTACTCAGACCCAGCTGCAGGGGTGGGTCTGACATAAATGCACTTCCTGCATATCGGAATGTGTATTACACAGGAGCGGAAAATAGATGTCTCTTCCGGATCCAAGGACCCCTCTATACAATTCGGTTTGACGTTTTGGCATATGGTACACGCTCCATCGGGCACCTTGATTTCCACTGTATCGCACAACCTCTCTCAGAAACACCAGATAAACCGAGTATATTCCCACCATACCCGCTGCGAATAATCCCCAATCTCATTCAAAACGTTGACATTGACTGCAGTAAGAAGGATTCCATCACCATTCAGCTGCTTCCTCAACGATCGAGTGTCGTCGTTGGTTTGAAATGTCAAGACTCCACCAAAACATTCGTCGTCAATAACAAACCTGTTGACGTGAAGATCTGGAAGAAGGCATCAGACAAACGGTCGAAATGTGTTTTCAGAAATGATGTCGGCATACAACCAGGCGTTAAGACACCAAAACTGAACGTTCCTGTGCATTTTTTCAAACTGGTAGATTTCAGTTATCTGGGCACCGGTAGCATTGAGCCCTGCAATGAAAATCCGGACAAGTTCATCTTGGACGTAAGCTCTCAGTGCGGACGGTCGACGTCAGATGCAGCCTGGGTCACCGGCATAAGTGACGTTGACGCTGACTTCCTAGCTGTTTGCAAGTCTGGAAATGTGTTCAAATTCCACAACGCCAACGGCGATCGCGTCAACTACCGCCTGCCTGTCCACTTCAGTGGTGATGCCTCGTCAAAATGCGTCTTCAACAGGAAAGGAAATTCCCAAGTCTACGTCATCACTGTGAAAGCAAGTTGGGGCGAGGGCAGTAACTTGATCCACAAAAGCAACAGAGAGTACCAG GTGACGTGTGTTTATGGCAGTCGAGGTTCAGACGACACTCGAATCCAAAGTATTTCTGACCGGTTGATCGCCGCAAAGACCATGCAGGAGAACAAGGGCCCAGACAGCGTGTCCACCATTCAGCTGgaggttgtggatgtattgGGCGCGCCGGTCACCTTCATGCCACAGGGAAGGAAGGTCAAGTTGAGCGCCAAGAGTAAAGGTGAAGGACGCGAACTGGGCATCAGAACGATCGGATGTGACGCCATCG GAACGAAGACAAAGGCCAGGTATGCCGTAATCCGCGCAGGATGTGGGGACGGGCTGATATTCAAGAAGAACGAGGGATTTACAACAAATGGTCTCACAGCCACTAGCCCATACTTCAAGGTCTTCGCCATGCGCGATGACAATTTGGTGAAATTCGAGTGCAATTTTACAATGTGCGCCACCAAATGTGACGGTAGTTCCTGCAGCGTCAGTAGACAACGACGGGATGTTCTGGGAGACAACACCGGCATCGAACATGCATACACAAGGACCATCAGACTATTGTAA